The following proteins are encoded in a genomic region of Alistipes shahii WAL 8301:
- a CDS encoding SGNH/GDSL hydrolase family protein translates to MKKLLTVVAVLAGIAICADAHAQNDWAGFSRFEQANREQPSAPKAVFMGNSITEGWIGKHPGFFSSNGYVSRGISGQTTSQMLVRFRADVIDLHPQVVVICGGTNDIAQNNGYISLPHIFGNIVSMVELARANGIAPILCSLLPARDFGWHKGLEPAPKIIELNRMIRAYAAQEKIPYVDYHTPMAEPDGGMIAAYTGDGVHPTEAGYDVMEAIVQPVIGAALKHTGSKRHK, encoded by the coding sequence ATGAAAAAACTATTGACTGTCGTTGCCGTACTTGCCGGCATTGCGATCTGCGCCGATGCGCATGCCCAGAATGACTGGGCCGGTTTTAGCAGGTTCGAACAGGCGAACCGGGAACAGCCTTCCGCGCCGAAAGCGGTTTTCATGGGCAATTCGATCACCGAGGGCTGGATCGGCAAACACCCCGGGTTCTTTTCTTCGAACGGTTATGTGAGCCGCGGCATCAGCGGCCAGACGACTTCGCAGATGCTCGTGCGCTTCCGGGCCGATGTCATCGACCTGCATCCGCAGGTCGTGGTGATCTGCGGAGGTACGAACGACATTGCCCAGAATAACGGCTATATCTCGCTGCCGCACATTTTCGGCAACATCGTTTCGATGGTCGAACTGGCGCGGGCGAACGGCATCGCTCCCATTCTCTGTTCGCTGCTGCCTGCCCGGGATTTCGGCTGGCACAAGGGGCTGGAGCCCGCTCCGAAGATCATCGAACTGAACCGGATGATTCGTGCCTATGCCGCGCAGGAGAAGATTCCCTATGTCGATTACCACACGCCGATGGCCGAGCCGGACGGGGGAATGATCGCCGCCTATACCGGCGACGGCGTTCACCCCACGGAGGCAGGTTACGATGTAATGGAGGCGATCGTGCAGCCGGTGATCGGCGCTGCGCTCAAACACACGGGATCCAAGCGTCATAAATAG